In Lepidochelys kempii isolate rLepKem1 chromosome 10, rLepKem1.hap2, whole genome shotgun sequence, a single window of DNA contains:
- the CRABP1 gene encoding cellular retinoic acid-binding protein 1, translating to MDGWMLPSPTGGEVGGSDSHSQRFSPPRSQGAGAESSQSPGRSVLPRRRARPAASDMPNFAGTWKMKSSENFDELLKALGVNAMLRRVAVAAASKPHVEIRQDGDQFYIKTSTTVRTTEINFKVGESFEEETVDGRKCRSLATWENENKIYCKQTLIGGEGPKTYWTRELANDELILTFGADDVVCTRIYVRE from the exons atggatggatggatgctgCCGAGTCCcacgggaggagaggtggggggaagtGACTCACACAGCCAGCGCTTCAGCCCGCCCCGCTCACAAGGTGCCGGAGCTGAGAGCAGCCAGAGCCCGGGTCGCTCCGTCCTGCCCCGCCGCCGCGCACGCCCCGCCGCCTCCGACATGCCCAACTTCGCCGGCACCTGGAAAATGAAGAGCAGCGAGAACTTCGACGAGCTCCTGAAAGCGCTGG GTGTCAATGCGATGCTCAGGAGAGTGGCGGTGGCAGCCGCCTCCAAACCGCATGTGGAGATCCGCCAGGACGGGGACCAGTTCTACATCAAAACGTCTACCACCGTCCGCACCACTGAGATCAACTTCAAAGTAGGGGAGAGCTTCGAAGAGGAGACTGTGGATGGCAGAAAATGCAGG AGTTTAGCCACTTGGGAGAATGAAAACAAGATCTATTGCAAACAAACTCTTATTGGGGGAGAGGGTCCTAAAACATATTGGACTCGGGAATTAGCTAACGATGAGCTGATTTTG